One window of the Drosophila gunungcola strain Sukarami chromosome 3L unlocalized genomic scaffold, Dgunungcola_SK_2 000009F, whole genome shotgun sequence genome contains the following:
- the LOC128259881 gene encoding rho GTPase-activating protein gacU → MMSYQKGLKDPNLDRHTSKAKSRHFTVNGLLSANNTLQQQQNQYNLQPSNDSRNIYNNPYIPPPQQQQQQQQQQQQQQQQQMQQTQQRTAHLFKALAASAAGTNSLTHPYDFSNSSSSSNANNDNQGSSSSEAENAFLTHNNGKRTGERTTFEQEVNESLFSNKLSLEKVCGAEIYVGAVSDEAKGPEMSADQWKFVVIIQVELNYHSTEYSVSIPAVSGLKPARNEKLLLRFWGPRAAASLAIVGFVPREGHKMWQSAIAWQARDEP, encoded by the exons CCAAATCCCGGCATTTCACGGTCAACGGTCTTCTGAGTGCCAATAACAcgcttcagcagcagcagaaccaATACAACCTGCAGCCATCGAATGACAGTCGCAACATCTACAATAATCCCTATATTCCTCCgcctcagcagcagcaacagcagcagcagcagcaacagcagcaacagcagcaacagatgCAGCAGACGCAGCAGCGCACCGCCCACCTGTTCAAGGCGTTGGCTGCCTCCGCTGCAGGCACCAATAGTCTGACTCATCCCTACGACTTCTCCAACTCATCATCCTCCTCCAACGCGAACAATGACAACCAGGGATCATCCTCTTCGGAAGCGGAAAACGCCTTCCTAACTCATAACAACG GTAAACGGACCGGAGAGCGGACCACGTTCGAGCAAGAGGTAAATGAGAGTTTGTTTAGCAACAAATTAAGCTTGGAAAAGGTGTGCGGTGCCGAGATTTATGTGGGTGCAGTCAGCGACGAGGCGAAGGGGCCCGAAATGAGTGCGGATCAGTGGAAATTCGTCGTGATTATCCAAGTCGAATTGAATTACCACAGCACTGAGTACAGTGTATCTATTCCTGCTGTCTCCGGCTTAAAGCCAGCCCGAAATGAGAAGCTACTCCTTCGCTTCTGGGGCCCCCGAGCAGCAGCATCACTGGCCATTGTTGGCTTCGTTCCTCGGGAGGGCCATAAAATGTGGCAAAGTGCAATTGCCTGGCAGGCCAGGGATGAGCCG